A single Carnobacterium alterfunditum DSM 5972 DNA region contains:
- a CDS encoding DUF1189 domain-containing protein produces MKTDAFPLNYFKSIWSPRQIFKNRHQLNWFQIFIVLLFVNSLLMIPVSLNYTKMDTFPVEDTLPDSFGLIDESAVLKLQQGKYENGTLVLPESFVLISENGTISGMLTESEIEETLAPENALIFQENEFVIKEGNQSLSTIPYTKDFDLSKVTNTAELKEALSRQWFIKNKGYTVATLMFLVFTITLVSTLFLTFGSAIFLYLTRKSQFSSINSYKESVNLLTNCIGLPSLIALLIGSIQFDIVIMLMIQSVGLVIMLLFVFYKTRFNDKMNKNEVKKDLGVRVHD; encoded by the coding sequence ATGAAAACTGATGCTTTCCCATTAAATTATTTTAAAAGTATTTGGTCTCCAAGACAAATTTTCAAAAATCGTCATCAATTGAACTGGTTTCAAATTTTTATTGTTTTGCTGTTTGTTAACAGTTTATTGATGATTCCCGTATCGCTAAATTATACAAAAATGGATACTTTCCCAGTAGAAGATACCTTACCTGATTCATTTGGTCTGATAGATGAATCGGCTGTTTTGAAATTGCAACAAGGCAAATATGAGAACGGCACTTTAGTGTTGCCGGAATCATTTGTCCTTATATCTGAAAATGGCACTATTAGCGGAATGTTGACCGAAAGTGAGATAGAAGAAACTTTAGCACCTGAAAATGCATTGATATTTCAAGAAAATGAATTCGTGATCAAAGAAGGCAACCAGTCGTTGTCGACCATTCCTTATACAAAAGATTTTGATTTGTCAAAAGTTACGAATACAGCTGAATTAAAGGAAGCTCTTTCTCGCCAATGGTTTATCAAAAATAAAGGATACACTGTAGCGACGTTGATGTTTTTAGTTTTCACTATTACATTGGTCAGTACCCTTTTTCTAACATTTGGTTCAGCAATCTTCTTATATCTGACTAGAAAAAGTCAGTTCTCTTCTATTAATAGCTATAAAGAATCAGTCAACTTATTAACGAATTGTATTGGGTTGCCATCGTTGATTGCATTATTGATCGGATCGATCCAATTCGATATCGTGATCATGTTAATGATCCAATCAGTTGGACTGGTAATCATGTTGCTGTTCGTCTTTTATAAAACAAGATTTAACGACAAAATGAATAAGAACGAAGTGAAAAAGGATTTGGGGGTAAGAGTTCATGATTAA
- the pgmB gene encoding beta-phosphoglucomutase, whose protein sequence is MIKGFIFDLDGVITDTAEYHYQAWKRLADKLKISLDREMNEQLKGISRMDSLDRILALGNQIESYSVEEKERLADEKNEDYKKLILDVTPADLLPGISDLLANLKAAGIRLALASASKNGPVIMEKLGIADLFDVVVDPAGLENGKPDPEIFIKGAEQLHLKPAECVGVEDAQAGIEAINAAGIFSVGVGTKEAMEKADYAVADTSKLKLTDILERANS, encoded by the coding sequence ATGATCAAAGGATTTATTTTTGATTTAGATGGCGTAATAACGGATACTGCTGAATATCATTATCAAGCATGGAAAAGACTTGCGGATAAATTAAAGATTTCGCTTGACCGTGAGATGAACGAACAGTTAAAAGGGATCAGTCGAATGGATTCACTTGATCGTATCTTAGCTTTAGGAAATCAGATAGAAAGTTACTCTGTTGAAGAAAAAGAACGATTAGCAGATGAAAAGAATGAAGACTATAAAAAATTGATCTTAGATGTTACGCCAGCTGATTTATTGCCTGGGATAAGTGACCTATTGGCAAATCTAAAAGCGGCAGGTATTCGTTTAGCGCTGGCCTCAGCTAGCAAAAACGGGCCCGTAATAATGGAGAAACTTGGCATTGCTGATTTATTTGATGTAGTCGTCGATCCTGCAGGATTAGAAAATGGAAAACCAGATCCAGAAATTTTTATTAAAGGAGCCGAACAGTTGCATTTAAAACCAGCTGAATGTGTTGGAGTCGAAGACGCTCAAGCTGGTATAGAAGCAATCAATGCTGCCGGGATCTTTTCTGTTGGTGTAGGAACAAAAGAAGCAATGGAAAAAGCTGATTATGCAGTAGCAGATACTAGTAAATTAAAATTAACGGATATTCTAGAAAGAGCAAATAGCTGA
- a CDS encoding sugar ABC transporter permease: MKKIIGSQKVGRLFSRFFTYVYLIVLAIIIIYPLLITASSAFKSGNITAFSLDLTSEWTLSNFARLFQETLYGTWYRNTLIVAVSTMIIQVGLVTIAGYAYSRYNFLGRKKSLMFFLVIQMVPTMAALTAFYVMALLLGALDQFWFLTMLYIGGGIPMNTWLMKGYFDTVPKDLDESAKLDGAGHFRIFWQIVLPLVRPMIAVQALWAFMTPFGDFMLARFLLRSPEKITVAVGLQTFISNPQDQKVALFAAGAILIAVLISVLFFLLQKNFVSGLTSGGTKG, from the coding sequence ATGAAAAAAATAATTGGATCACAAAAAGTAGGTCGTTTGTTTAGTCGCTTTTTCACGTATGTGTATTTGATCGTTTTAGCGATCATCATCATCTATCCATTATTGATCACAGCTAGTTCAGCGTTTAAGTCAGGGAACATAACGGCTTTTTCGCTAGATTTAACTTCAGAGTGGACTTTGTCTAACTTCGCGCGTTTATTCCAAGAAACGCTTTATGGAACATGGTATAGAAATACTTTGATTGTAGCAGTATCCACTATGATCATTCAAGTAGGGCTGGTTACAATTGCTGGGTATGCTTACAGCCGGTACAATTTTTTGGGACGGAAAAAGAGTTTAATGTTTTTCTTAGTGATCCAAATGGTCCCAACTATGGCTGCATTGACTGCCTTTTATGTTATGGCCTTGTTGTTAGGGGCCTTAGATCAATTTTGGTTCTTGACGATGTTATACATCGGTGGTGGAATACCCATGAATACATGGTTAATGAAAGGGTACTTTGATACGGTTCCAAAAGACTTAGATGAATCGGCTAAATTAGATGGAGCTGGACATTTTAGAATTTTTTGGCAAATCGTTCTTCCTCTGGTCCGTCCAATGATTGCTGTACAAGCATTATGGGCATTTATGACTCCATTCGGCGACTTTATGCTAGCAAGATTCTTATTGAGAAGTCCGGAAAAAATCACTGTAGCAGTAGGATTGCAAACGTTTATCAGTAATCCGCAAGATCAAAAAGTTGCCTTATTCGCAGCTGGTGCGATCTTGATCGCTGTTCTAATTTCCGTATTGTTCTTCTTACTGCAAAAGAACTTTGTTTCTGGTTTAACGAGCGGTGGAACAAAAGGGTAA
- a CDS encoding sugar ABC transporter permease, translating into MSSQTEPQNIKNEKKAMRYSIIPGLGQLYNGQLFKGIVFLAIFVAFIVEMIVFGFDAFNGLITLGSTPVEDHSLFIMIEGTLQLIITVIFLAFYALNIYDAKRVASIWNRGQKVNVTIKDVMWNVYNAGFPYLLIVPAYLMMAFTIIFPVLVTLFMAFTNYDFYHIPPANLIDWIGLKNFVNIFFLSTYRDAFTSVFSWTIIWTFSATTLQIVIGIFTAVIANQSFIKGKRFFGVIFLLPWAVPAFITILSFSNIFNDSIGAINTQVIPLINELPFVEIGRIAWKTNAFWSKAAIIMIQGWLGFPYIYVMTTSILQSIPEDLYEAAKIDGASAFQRFREITMPMVFLVAAPTFITQYTQNFNNFSMIYLFNNGGPGSVGGGAGATDILISWIYKLTTGTSPQYSMAAAITLIISALVIVVSLTVFKRTNAFNMEDA; encoded by the coding sequence ATGTCTTCTCAGACAGAACCTCAAAATATCAAAAATGAAAAAAAAGCGATGCGGTATTCAATCATACCAGGTTTAGGTCAGCTTTATAACGGACAATTATTTAAAGGAATCGTATTTTTAGCTATTTTCGTCGCATTTATTGTCGAGATGATTGTTTTTGGTTTTGATGCATTTAACGGATTAATTACATTAGGAAGCACTCCAGTAGAAGATCATTCATTATTTATTATGATCGAAGGAACACTTCAATTGATCATAACAGTCATTTTCTTAGCTTTTTATGCGTTAAATATCTATGATGCAAAACGCGTGGCGTCCATTTGGAATAGAGGACAAAAAGTTAACGTAACGATTAAAGATGTGATGTGGAATGTATACAATGCAGGTTTTCCTTATCTGCTGATCGTACCGGCATACTTAATGATGGCTTTTACAATTATTTTCCCCGTTTTAGTCACATTATTTATGGCTTTTACAAACTACGATTTTTATCATATTCCTCCAGCAAATTTAATTGACTGGATCGGATTAAAAAACTTCGTGAATATCTTCTTCTTAAGCACATACCGAGATGCATTTACGTCTGTTTTTAGTTGGACAATCATTTGGACATTCAGTGCGACGACACTGCAAATCGTTATTGGGATTTTCACAGCCGTTATTGCCAATCAGTCCTTCATTAAAGGAAAACGTTTCTTTGGTGTTATCTTCTTGCTACCTTGGGCTGTACCAGCATTTATCACAATACTATCTTTCTCAAATATTTTTAACGATAGTATCGGAGCAATCAATACCCAAGTTATTCCGTTGATAAATGAACTGCCATTTGTAGAAATTGGTCGGATCGCTTGGAAAACAAATGCCTTTTGGTCTAAAGCAGCTATTATCATGATACAAGGGTGGCTAGGTTTCCCTTATATCTACGTCATGACAACAAGTATATTGCAATCGATCCCAGAAGATTTATATGAAGCTGCAAAAATTGATGGAGCTAGTGCGTTTCAGCGTTTCAGAGAAATCACTATGCCAATGGTCTTTTTAGTTGCTGCTCCAACTTTTATTACACAATATACACAGAACTTCAATAACTTTTCAATGATCTACCTCTTCAATAATGGTGGACCAGGAAGTGTCGGAGGTGGCGCAGGAGCTACCGATATCTTGATTTCCTGGATCTATAAATTAACGACCGGAACATCGCCTCAATATTCTATGGCAGCTGCCATCACCTTGATTATTTCGGCTTTGGTTATCGTTGTTTCCTTGACAGTCTTCAAGAGAACAAATGCATTTAATATGGAGGATGCATAA
- a CDS encoding extracellular solute-binding protein — protein MEKKDWKKMVLGLVSVSTVLLAACGGGEEATETDAENAVKDGESATLKIDVDPRYSEYVNEIIPAFEEEHSVTIEISERDMFEGIEALPLDGPADIGSDILIAPYDRVGVLGQQGHLAEVTLPDDGRYDELDQRQVTLEDKIYGAPFVIESLVLYYNKDLLKQAPETFEDLEKMSEDDQYAFENEEETNTAFLANWTTAYQYIGLLSGYGGYVFGEDGTDPTDIGLNSPKSVEGISYIANWYQDVWPQGMLDATSSENFMNELFTSGKTAAVINGPWGASGYDDAGVNYGVSTIPILPNGSEYEPFAGGVAWAVSKYSKNPELAQEWLDYVTNAENSETLYEVTSEIPANQEARAVASESGNELTKAVIEQFDSAVPMPNIPEMSEVWTGAETLIFDAASGNKTPQQAADDAVQLIEENIAQKYQK, from the coding sequence GTGGAGAAGAAAGATTGGAAAAAAATGGTTTTGGGTCTGGTATCGGTCAGTACGGTATTATTGGCAGCTTGCGGAGGTGGCGAAGAAGCAACGGAAACAGATGCAGAAAATGCTGTTAAAGATGGGGAGTCTGCAACGCTAAAAATTGATGTTGATCCTCGCTATAGTGAGTATGTAAATGAAATTATTCCAGCTTTTGAAGAAGAACATAGTGTAACGATCGAGATTTCTGAGCGGGATATGTTTGAAGGAATCGAAGCTTTGCCATTAGACGGACCGGCCGATATCGGTTCAGATATTTTGATTGCTCCTTATGACAGAGTCGGAGTACTAGGTCAACAAGGGCATTTGGCAGAAGTAACGCTACCGGATGATGGACGTTATGACGAATTGGATCAAAGACAAGTTACGCTTGAAGATAAAATTTATGGAGCGCCCTTTGTGATCGAATCATTAGTCTTATACTACAATAAAGATTTACTTAAACAAGCACCTGAAACATTTGAAGATTTAGAAAAAATGTCAGAAGATGACCAATATGCATTTGAAAATGAAGAAGAAACAAATACAGCTTTCTTAGCTAATTGGACAACGGCTTACCAATACATCGGTCTTCTTTCTGGGTATGGCGGATATGTTTTTGGGGAAGATGGAACAGATCCAACGGATATTGGATTGAATTCGCCCAAATCAGTTGAAGGGATCAGTTATATAGCAAATTGGTACCAAGATGTTTGGCCACAAGGTATGTTAGATGCGACAAGTTCAGAAAACTTTATGAACGAGTTATTCACTAGCGGAAAAACGGCTGCTGTAATAAATGGTCCATGGGGAGCAAGCGGTTATGACGATGCGGGTGTAAACTACGGTGTTTCGACCATCCCAATACTACCGAATGGATCAGAGTATGAACCATTTGCTGGCGGAGTTGCATGGGCCGTTAGTAAATACTCAAAGAATCCTGAGTTAGCTCAAGAATGGTTGGACTATGTAACAAATGCCGAAAACAGTGAAACATTGTATGAGGTAACTTCAGAAATCCCAGCAAATCAAGAAGCTAGAGCCGTTGCCAGCGAATCAGGTAATGAGTTAACAAAAGCGGTCATTGAACAATTTGATTCAGCCGTTCCAATGCCAAATATACCTGAAATGAGTGAAGTTTGGACGGGAGCTGAAACATTGATTTTTGATGCTGCTTCGGGCAATAAAACGCCTCAACAAGCTGCAGATGATGCTGTTCAACTTATTGAAGAAAATATTGCACAAAAATACCAAAAATAA
- a CDS encoding extracellular solute-binding protein, translating into MKKTAWKKYVLGLVSASALVLAACGGGEDATESGSTAGGEEAGEDTTLQISVDKGYVEYVEDIKGDFEEKNGVKIEITERDMFEQLEALPLDGPSGNAPDIMMSAYDRMGSLGQQGHIAEVTLANDDQYDDTDRAQVTLDGKIYGAPSVIETLVLYYNTDLLDEAPTTFADLEELAKDDQFAFEGEEGKNTGFLAKWTDFYFTYGLVSGYGGYVFGEDGTDPTDIGLNNEGAVEAITYATDWFQNTWPQGMQDVTSSDAFITDQYLNGKVGAFIGGPWQAASLKDAGVNYGVSTIPTLNNGEAYEAFGGGKGWVVSNYSEDKDLGQAWLDYVTNTENQNKFYDATNEVPANQDSRVYATEKEDELTTAVINQYKDAQPMPNIPEMAEVWTGAENMLFDAASGNKTPQESADDSAKLIKESIEQKYTN; encoded by the coding sequence ATGAAGAAGACAGCTTGGAAAAAATATGTTTTAGGTTTGGTATCGGCTAGTGCATTAGTACTTGCAGCATGTGGTGGCGGAGAAGATGCAACAGAATCGGGTTCAACAGCCGGTGGCGAAGAAGCAGGAGAAGATACAACATTACAGATTTCGGTTGACAAAGGTTATGTAGAATATGTTGAAGATATCAAAGGTGATTTTGAAGAGAAAAATGGTGTTAAAATCGAAATTACTGAACGAGATATGTTTGAACAATTAGAAGCATTACCTCTAGATGGTCCATCTGGGAATGCACCTGATATTATGATGTCTGCTTATGACCGTATGGGATCTTTAGGACAACAAGGACATATTGCTGAAGTAACATTGGCAAATGACGATCAATATGATGATACAGATAGAGCTCAAGTAACTTTAGATGGAAAAATTTATGGAGCACCTTCAGTTATCGAAACATTGGTATTGTATTACAATACTGATTTATTAGATGAAGCACCAACAACATTTGCAGATCTAGAAGAATTAGCAAAAGACGATCAATTTGCATTTGAAGGCGAAGAAGGAAAAAATACAGGTTTCTTAGCTAAATGGACTGATTTCTACTTCACTTACGGTTTGGTTTCTGGCTACGGCGGATACGTTTTTGGTGAAGATGGAACAGACCCAACAGACATCGGTTTAAACAATGAAGGCGCTGTTGAAGCTATCACATATGCTACTGACTGGTTCCAAAATACATGGCCTCAAGGAATGCAAGATGTAACAAGTTCTGATGCATTCATCACAGATCAATACTTAAATGGTAAAGTTGGCGCATTCATCGGCGGACCATGGCAAGCAGCTAGCTTGAAAGATGCTGGTGTAAATTATGGTGTTTCTACTATCCCAACTTTGAACAATGGCGAAGCTTATGAAGCATTCGGTGGCGGAAAAGGATGGGTTGTCAGCAACTACTCAGAAGACAAAGACCTTGGCCAAGCTTGGTTAGATTATGTAACAAATACTGAGAACCAAAACAAATTCTATGATGCAACAAATGAAGTTCCAGCAAATCAAGATTCACGTGTTTATGCTACTGAAAAAGAAGATGAGTTAACAACTGCTGTAATCAACCAATACAAAGATGCACAACCAATGCCAAACATCCCTGAAATGGCTGAAGTTTGGACTGGCGCTGAAAACATGTTGTTTGATGCAGCATCTGGCAACAAGACACCTCAAGAATCAGCTGATGATTCTGCTAAATTAATTAAAGAATCAATCGAACAAAAATACACAAACTAA
- a CDS encoding glycoside hydrolase family 13 protein, whose protein sequence is MQKKWWHSSVIYQIYPRSFQDSDGDGIGDIQGIIQRLSHLAELGIDAIWLSPVYRSPNDDNGYDISDYQAISPDFGTMDDMDMLIQKAKELGIRILMDLVVNHTSDEHAWFIESRKSKDNEYRDYYIWRDGKNNEAPNELTSIFSGSAWELDEQTNQYYLHLYSKKQPDLNWENPKVRNEIWQMMNFWLDKGIGGFRMDVIDLIGKVPDELITGNGPMLHTYLKEMHQKTFGKRDVLTVGETWGVTTDDAKLFSSPERDELSMVFQFEHIGLDEQPGKPKWDTKPLNFIALKQVFTKWQLALDGDGWNSLFWNNHDIPRIVSNWGDDSPQYRKVAAKMFATFLHFLKGTPYIYQGEEIGLTNTPIASIEEVNDIESINMYNERLQQGYSKKEILQAINKKGRDNARRPIPWDGSLNGGFTTGTPWLALNPNYKELNVKNDQEDDESVFNYYKTLIRLRKEHELIVWGEYKELLPNDPQLFVYERSYKGETWLVIINFYQEPTFYKDEDRKVDTIIISNYEDSSEKIDDLTLRAFESIVFKLK, encoded by the coding sequence ATGCAAAAAAAATGGTGGCATAGTTCGGTTATATACCAAATTTATCCTAGAAGTTTTCAAGATAGCGATGGAGACGGTATTGGAGATATCCAAGGCATTATTCAACGATTGAGCCATTTGGCAGAGTTAGGAATCGATGCCATTTGGTTGAGTCCGGTTTATCGATCCCCTAATGATGATAATGGGTATGATATTAGTGATTATCAAGCGATCTCACCAGACTTTGGAACGATGGATGATATGGATATGTTGATCCAAAAAGCTAAGGAATTGGGAATTCGTATCCTTATGGACCTTGTCGTGAATCACACATCTGATGAACATGCTTGGTTTATCGAATCCCGAAAGAGCAAAGACAACGAGTACAGAGACTACTATATTTGGCGTGATGGAAAAAATAATGAAGCACCTAACGAATTGACATCTATCTTTAGCGGATCGGCTTGGGAATTAGATGAGCAAACCAATCAATATTATCTACACTTATATAGTAAGAAACAACCTGATTTAAATTGGGAGAATCCAAAAGTCCGCAATGAAATTTGGCAGATGATGAATTTTTGGCTAGATAAAGGTATTGGCGGTTTTAGAATGGATGTTATCGACCTGATTGGAAAAGTTCCGGATGAGCTGATTACTGGAAACGGTCCAATGCTGCATACCTACCTTAAAGAAATGCATCAAAAAACCTTTGGCAAGCGTGATGTCTTAACAGTAGGTGAGACTTGGGGAGTAACGACTGACGATGCAAAATTATTTTCCTCACCTGAACGTGATGAACTGTCAATGGTATTCCAATTTGAACATATTGGTCTCGATGAACAACCCGGCAAGCCTAAATGGGATACAAAGCCCTTAAACTTTATCGCTTTAAAGCAAGTATTTACTAAATGGCAGTTAGCGTTAGATGGAGATGGCTGGAATAGTTTATTTTGGAACAATCATGATATTCCCAGGATCGTATCTAATTGGGGCGATGATAGCCCGCAGTACCGTAAAGTAGCTGCCAAGATGTTCGCAACGTTTTTGCATTTTCTAAAGGGGACGCCATACATCTATCAAGGCGAAGAAATCGGGCTGACAAATACACCGATTGCTTCAATTGAAGAAGTCAATGATATAGAGAGTATCAATATGTACAATGAACGACTTCAGCAAGGATATAGTAAAAAAGAGATCCTTCAAGCCATCAATAAAAAAGGTCGAGACAATGCTAGACGCCCTATTCCTTGGGATGGATCTTTAAATGGAGGATTTACGACAGGTACACCTTGGCTGGCTCTTAATCCTAACTATAAAGAATTGAATGTGAAAAATGACCAAGAAGACGATGAATCTGTTTTTAACTACTATAAAACCTTGATTCGTTTAAGAAAAGAACACGAACTCATTGTATGGGGCGAGTATAAGGAACTCTTACCAAATGATCCGCAACTGTTTGTTTATGAACGCAGTTATAAAGGCGAAACATGGCTAGTTATTATTAATTTCTATCAAGAACCAACTTTTTATAAAGATGAGGATAGAAAAGTAGACACGATCATTATCAGTAATTACGAAGATAGCAGTGAAAAAATAGACGATTTAACATTACGTGCATTTGAATCGATCGTTTTCAAATTAAAATGA
- a CDS encoding glycoside hydrolase family 65 protein yields the protein MIKRLFDVDPWGVSSTKLDRADKRLQESLTAIGNGYMGMRGNFEEGYSGDSHLGTYLAGVWYPDKTRVGWWKNGYPEYFGKVINATNFIPIEITVNDHKVDLAIDEVKDYKIDLDMKKGILNRSYTWVKGEIEVRFTFKRFVSAALKELAVIEVTGEVLKGTATIVFSPKMDGNVVNEDSNYEENFWLEMNRVSGEKSSLTTKTIENPFGVEQFTVTTMMETVMENYEERTFSEGFMLVEENITYTLAVGEKAKVTKFVSVLTSRDVQPEDQLTKAAEILDQAIALGEEELEAQHVAAWQERWHKADVVIEGDAESQQGIRFNIFQLFSTYYGEDNRLNVGPKGFTGEKYGGATYWDTEAFILPMYLAVADETVSEQLLTYRHNQLSGAFHNAKQQGLQGALYPMVTFNGIESHNEWEITFEEIHRNSTIAYAIYNYTNYTGDESFLKTKGIEMLVSISRFWADRVHYSKRNECYMIHGVTGPNEYENNINNNWYTNTMAAWTLRYTLGSLEKGSSAIMNELDVTAEEKAKWTDIVQKMYYPRDEELNVFVQHDTFLDKELLTTNDLDPSERPINQHWSWDKILRSCFIKQADVLQGIYYLNNEYTIEEKEANYNFYEPMTVHESSLSASIHAILAAELGKTEKAVEFYSRTARLDLDNYNNDTEDGLHITSMSGGWLAIVQGFAGMRTFDNKLSFKPFCPKNWTGYNFMIKYRKRLLHISVTQESVSVRLEEGEAINLTLFDQEMLLTDEVKSQLQ from the coding sequence ATGATTAAGCGTTTATTTGATGTTGATCCATGGGGAGTCAGCTCAACAAAATTAGATAGAGCAGATAAAAGATTGCAAGAAAGTTTAACCGCTATCGGGAACGGGTACATGGGTATGCGGGGAAACTTTGAAGAAGGATATTCTGGTGATTCGCATTTAGGGACTTACTTGGCTGGGGTCTGGTATCCTGATAAAACGAGAGTTGGTTGGTGGAAAAACGGTTATCCAGAATATTTTGGAAAAGTGATCAATGCCACGAATTTTATTCCTATCGAAATAACGGTAAATGACCATAAAGTTGATTTAGCTATTGATGAAGTGAAAGATTATAAAATCGACTTAGATATGAAAAAAGGTATTTTAAATCGTTCATATACTTGGGTCAAAGGAGAAATCGAGGTTCGATTTACCTTTAAACGCTTTGTTAGTGCAGCATTAAAAGAATTAGCAGTCATTGAAGTGACCGGTGAGGTATTAAAGGGTACAGCAACAATCGTATTCAGTCCCAAAATGGATGGAAATGTGGTGAATGAAGACAGTAATTATGAAGAAAATTTCTGGTTGGAAATGAACCGCGTTTCAGGTGAAAAAAGCAGTTTGACTACTAAAACGATTGAAAATCCTTTTGGGGTAGAACAATTTACGGTAACGACCATGATGGAAACTGTGATGGAAAATTATGAAGAGAGAACATTCTCTGAAGGATTTATGTTAGTTGAAGAAAATATTACCTATACATTAGCTGTTGGTGAAAAAGCCAAAGTGACTAAATTTGTCAGTGTGCTTACAAGTCGTGATGTGCAACCTGAAGATCAGCTAACGAAAGCTGCTGAAATTTTAGATCAAGCTATTGCCTTGGGTGAAGAAGAGCTAGAAGCGCAGCACGTTGCCGCTTGGCAAGAACGTTGGCATAAAGCAGATGTAGTGATCGAAGGAGATGCAGAAAGCCAACAAGGAATCCGTTTCAATATATTCCAATTATTTTCTACTTACTATGGAGAAGACAACCGTTTGAATGTCGGTCCAAAAGGCTTTACCGGTGAAAAGTATGGCGGTGCAACTTACTGGGACACAGAAGCGTTTATTTTACCTATGTATTTAGCGGTAGCTGATGAAACAGTCTCAGAACAATTATTGACTTACCGTCATAATCAACTTTCAGGTGCTTTTCATAATGCTAAACAACAAGGGTTGCAAGGTGCTTTGTATCCAATGGTAACTTTTAATGGAATCGAAAGCCATAATGAATGGGAAATTACATTTGAAGAGATCCACCGCAATAGTACGATTGCTTATGCCATATACAATTACACGAATTATACTGGCGATGAATCTTTTTTAAAAACCAAAGGTATCGAGATGTTAGTTTCTATTTCACGTTTCTGGGCTGATCGTGTGCATTATTCTAAACGCAATGAATGCTACATGATCCATGGAGTCACTGGTCCAAATGAATATGAGAATAATATCAATAATAACTGGTACACAAATACGATGGCTGCTTGGACGTTACGTTACACGTTGGGAAGCTTGGAAAAAGGTTCTTCTGCAATAATGAATGAACTGGATGTTACCGCTGAAGAAAAGGCTAAATGGACAGATATCGTTCAAAAAATGTATTACCCTCGTGATGAAGAATTAAATGTTTTTGTCCAACATGATACTTTTTTAGATAAAGAATTGCTTACCACAAATGATCTTGACCCATCTGAAAGACCGATCAACCAACATTGGTCATGGGACAAAATTTTACGTTCTTGCTTCATCAAACAAGCAGATGTTTTACAAGGTATTTATTATTTGAATAATGAATACACTATAGAAGAAAAAGAAGCAAATTATAATTTTTATGAGCCAATGACAGTCCATGAATCATCTCTTTCAGCTTCTATCCATGCTATATTAGCAGCAGAATTAGGCAAGACAGAAAAAGCAGTCGAGTTTTATTCGCGTACTGCTCGCTTAGATTTAGACAACTACAACAACGATACGGAAGATGGATTGCACATCACTTCCATGAGCGGTGGTTGGCTAGCTATTGTTCAAGGATTTGCAGGCATGCGTACTTTTGACAATAAATTATCATTTAAACCATTTTGTCCAAAGAATTGGACAGGATACAACTTCATGATCAAGTATCGTAAACGCTTGTTGCATATCTCAGTGACGCAAGAATCTGTGAGTGTTCGGTTAGAAGAAGGCGAAGCAATCAACCTTACTTTATTTGATCAAGAAATGCTGTTGACGGATGAAGTTAAAAGTCAGCTTCAGTAA